A single window of Bombyx mori chromosome 9, ASM3026992v2 DNA harbors:
- the LOC100127126 gene encoding aquaporin, with translation MTVSATNPQSVIEVIENKVRSDVSQASGCRAMYAWCYEWRQIVSEFISTLLLLVFGCMACIPHAGYLPQPPIYGALGFGLVVSFNVQIFGHISGAHMNPSVTLASLIWGAISFPLAIAFIVAQCAGAILGYGLLIAVSHIDMDGVCMTLPRTEITLFQALIVEAVLTAALSFLNCACWDPVNKNKQDSVPVKFGLAIAGLSIAGGPLTGASMNPARSLGPALWTGIWTGHWVYWVGPLVGSAIAAVFYLFVWLKKEDTP, from the coding sequence ATGACGGTTTCGGCGACTAACCCCCAATCGGTCATCGAAGTAATCGAAAATAAAGTACGGTCAGACGTCTCGCAAGCATCAGGATGCAGAGCGATGTACGCGTGGTGCTATGAGTGGAGACAAATCGTATCGGAGTTTATTTCCACGTTGCTGCTTCTCGTGTTTGGGTGCATGGCATGTATACCGCACGCTGGATATTTACCTCAACCACCAATATACGGAGCACTAGGGTTCGGTTTGGTAGTCTCGTTTAATGTCCAAATATTTGGACATATATCTGGAGCGCACATGAATCCGTCCGTCACACTGGCCTCGCTGATATGGGGCGCGATATCGTTTCCGCTGGCTATTGCGTTTATAGTAGCACAATGCGCAGGAGCGATTTTAGGATACGGATTGTTAATAGCTGTTTCGCACATAGACATGGATGGGGTCTGTATGACGTTACCACGTACGGAAATTACATTGTTTCAAGCTTTAATCGTCGAAGCAGTTTTGACTGCGGCTCTTTCATTTTTGAACTGCGCCTGCTGGGATCCCGTCAACAAGAACAAACAGGACTCCGTTCCGGTTAAGTTTGGTTTGGCTATTGCGGGATTATCGATAGCTGGAGGGCCACTAACCGGCGCCAGTATGAATCCCGCGAGGTCCTTGGGCCCGGCATTGTGGACGGGTATTTGGACAGGTCACTGGGTTTACTGGGTTGGACCACTAGTGGGGTCTGCAATCGCCGCTGTATTTTATCTTTTCGTTTGGTTGAAAAAAGAAGACACTCCCTGA